One stretch of Lacrimispora sphenoides DNA includes these proteins:
- a CDS encoding electron transfer flavoprotein subunit beta/FixA family protein: MKIVVCIKQVPDTKNGVKFKPDGTLDRGAMASVMNPDDKAGLEAALRLKDRHGGEVTAVTMGLPKAEEVLREALAMGADKGILITDRVLGGADTWATSSTLAGAVRNLEYDLIITGRQAIDGDTAQVGPQLSEHLGIPVISYAQKIRVEGDNVIVERQFEDRYHVLKAKLPCLITALSELNEPRYMTPGGIFDAYDADITVWGRGDLKDVADTDIGLKGSPTQIAKASDKVKKGTGEMINGTPGESAAFIVEKLKERHVI, translated from the coding sequence GTGAAAATAGTAGTCTGTATCAAACAGGTACCTGATACAAAAAATGGGGTGAAATTCAAGCCGGACGGCACTCTGGACCGGGGAGCCATGGCAAGTGTCATGAACCCGGACGACAAAGCCGGACTGGAAGCAGCCCTTCGCCTAAAGGACCGGCATGGCGGGGAAGTGACCGCTGTCACCATGGGACTTCCAAAAGCAGAAGAGGTATTGCGGGAGGCTCTGGCCATGGGGGCGGATAAGGGAATCTTAATAACGGACCGGGTGCTGGGAGGAGCCGATACCTGGGCTACTTCCTCCACATTGGCCGGAGCAGTCAGAAACTTAGAATACGACCTGATTATAACAGGACGTCAGGCCATTGACGGGGATACCGCCCAGGTTGGGCCCCAGCTTTCCGAACATTTAGGCATTCCGGTGATTTCCTATGCCCAGAAGATCCGGGTAGAGGGAGACAATGTGATTGTGGAGCGTCAGTTTGAGGACCGGTATCACGTTTTAAAGGCAAAGCTTCCCTGCCTGATCACGGCGCTTTCAGAGCTTAACGAGCCCCGTTACATGACACCGGGAGGTATCTTTGATGCGTATGATGCGGATATTACGGTATGGGGAAGAGGGGATTTAAAAGACGTAGCGGATACGGACATTGGTTTAAAAGGCTCTCCCACCCAGATCGCAAAGGCTTCCGACAAGGTGAAAAAAGGGACGGGAGAGATGATAAACGGAACCCCTGGGGAATCTGCAGCATTTATCGTAGAAAAGTTAAAGGAAAGACATGTTATTTAG
- a CDS encoding electron transfer flavoprotein subunit alpha/FixB family protein, protein MNLEEYKGICVFAQQTDNRLNSIAFELLGKGKELAKDLNTDVTAVLIGYGIMGLADELAAYGADRVIVVDGPEFKEYRAEPYTHALASAIREYKPEIVLIGATAVGRELGPKVSARIATGLTADCTKLEIGDFPLHPVSGKEQKHDQLLMTRPAFGGNTIATIACPNHRPQMATVRPGVMRTAGKIQGRKAVIEELNPGFHHSMYDTEILEIVKAVNETADIMDAKILVSGGRGIGCPENFRLLEELASALGGEVSCSRAVVDAGWKPKDLQVGQTGKTVRPNVYFAVGISGAIQHVAGMEESDLIIAINKDESAPIFEVADYGITGDWKKIVPELTRQLQAVRAGI, encoded by the coding sequence ATGAATTTGGAAGAATACAAAGGGATCTGCGTTTTTGCACAGCAGACAGATAACCGGTTAAACAGCATTGCATTTGAATTGCTTGGAAAAGGTAAGGAACTTGCGAAGGATTTAAATACAGATGTGACCGCAGTGCTTATTGGTTATGGAATTATGGGGCTGGCGGATGAACTTGCCGCATATGGTGCCGACAGGGTGATCGTCGTGGACGGACCGGAGTTTAAGGAGTACCGTGCAGAGCCATATACCCATGCACTTGCTTCTGCAATCAGGGAATACAAGCCGGAAATCGTTCTCATAGGCGCAACTGCTGTAGGAAGAGAGTTAGGGCCCAAAGTGTCGGCCAGAATTGCAACAGGGCTTACTGCGGATTGCACAAAGCTGGAAATCGGAGATTTTCCGTTACATCCAGTTTCGGGTAAGGAGCAGAAGCATGATCAGCTTCTGATGACGCGCCCCGCTTTCGGCGGCAATACCATAGCGACCATCGCCTGCCCCAATCATCGGCCTCAGATGGCTACGGTCCGTCCGGGAGTGATGCGTACCGCCGGGAAGATTCAGGGTAGAAAGGCTGTGATCGAGGAATTAAATCCTGGCTTTCATCATAGCATGTACGATACAGAGATTCTGGAGATTGTGAAAGCCGTAAATGAAACAGCTGACATTATGGACGCTAAAATACTGGTGTCAGGGGGGCGCGGCATAGGCTGTCCGGAAAACTTCCGCCTGCTGGAAGAGCTTGCAAGTGCACTGGGCGGAGAGGTAAGCTGCTCAAGGGCCGTTGTGGACGCGGGCTGGAAGCCCAAGGATTTACAGGTGGGGCAGACCGGAAAGACCGTTCGTCCCAATGTGTATTTTGCCGTAGGAATTTCCGGGGCAATCCAGCATGTGGCAGGTATGGAAGAGTCTGATTTGATCATTGCAATCAATAAGGATGAAAGCGCCCCCATTTTTGAGGTCGCAGATTACGGGATTACCGGTGACTGGAAGAAAATTGTTCCGGAACTGACCAGGCAGCTTCAGGCAGTCAGGGCCGGAATATAA
- a CDS encoding response regulator yields the protein MYQTIIIEDDPIVASINRHFVELNKDMEVCGCFSNGQDALNYLEEHSVDLAITELYMPKMDGMELLREIRRQEKDLDVIVVSSANDVKHVKKFLSLGIIDYLIKPFEYTRFNHALEKFTKSQELLKPRNFSQSQLDKLFYISSLPQAEENSKGIQEATLSSILDYMKVHQLDPMTSDMIAKEVRLSSVTVRRYMNYLLEKQRVISDIDYNTGGRPSVVYRYIIEEECLAE from the coding sequence ATGTATCAGACAATCATCATTGAAGATGACCCTATCGTTGCTTCTATTAATCGTCATTTTGTAGAATTAAATAAAGATATGGAAGTATGCGGTTGTTTTAGCAATGGACAGGATGCTCTAAACTACTTAGAGGAGCATTCCGTAGATTTGGCCATCACGGAACTGTATATGCCGAAAATGGATGGAATGGAGCTTCTGCGGGAGATCCGGAGACAGGAGAAGGATCTGGATGTCATAGTAGTAAGTTCCGCCAATGATGTAAAGCATGTTAAGAAGTTTCTTTCGCTTGGAATTATCGACTATCTGATAAAACCATTTGAATATACCAGGTTTAACCATGCTTTGGAGAAGTTTACGAAAAGTCAGGAACTGCTGAAACCTCGTAATTTCTCCCAGTCCCAATTAGATAAGCTTTTTTACATTTCTTCTCTGCCCCAGGCAGAAGAAAACAGTAAGGGAATCCAAGAAGCTACCTTAAGCAGTATATTGGATTATATGAAAGTGCACCAGCTGGATCCAATGACAAGCGATATGATAGCCAAAGAGGTACGGTTGTCCAGTGTGACGGTCAGAAGGTACATGAACTATCTGTTGGAAAAGCAGAGGGTTATCAGTGACATTGATTATAACACCGGAGGAAGGCCCAGTGTTGTTTACCGTTACATAATCGAAGAGGAGTGCCTGGCAGAGTGA
- a CDS encoding MIP/aquaporin family protein — protein sequence MLMYIAEFLGTMILILLGDGVVANVNLDKSGMKGGGSVQVSFAWGLAVMIPAFIFGAASGAHFNPALTIALAADGSLPWDLVPGYVIAQFAGAFTGAILVYLLFKDQLDATESQATKRGVFCTSPAIPNTGRNLLSEIIGTFVLVFAIKGIGQTGAVPGLGNFFVFGIIVSIGMSLGGLTGYAINPARDLGPRLAHAVLPIKDKGSSNWKYAPVVLFGPLIGALAAVLLYSAIPWA from the coding sequence ATGTTAATGTATATAGCAGAATTTTTAGGAACTATGATTTTGATTTTGCTTGGAGATGGCGTGGTTGCCAATGTTAACCTGGATAAGTCCGGTATGAAGGGTGGAGGTTCCGTCCAGGTCTCCTTTGCTTGGGGGTTAGCGGTTATGATACCTGCTTTCATCTTCGGCGCAGCTTCCGGAGCCCATTTTAATCCGGCTCTTACCATTGCCCTGGCGGCAGACGGAAGCCTTCCATGGGACCTTGTTCCGGGATATGTGATCGCACAATTTGCAGGAGCATTTACCGGTGCAATCCTGGTTTACTTATTGTTTAAGGATCAGCTTGACGCAACGGAGAGCCAGGCCACGAAACGAGGTGTTTTCTGTACTTCACCTGCGATTCCCAACACCGGCCGCAATCTGTTAAGTGAAATTATCGGAACATTCGTTCTTGTATTTGCCATTAAAGGCATCGGACAGACAGGAGCGGTTCCTGGACTAGGTAACTTCTTTGTGTTTGGAATCATCGTTTCCATCGGTATGTCCCTTGGAGGTTTAACCGGATACGCCATCAATCCTGCCAGGGATTTAGGCCCCCGGCTCGCTCACGCCGTTCTTCCTATCAAGGATAAAGGCAGCTCCAACTGGAAATATGCTCCCGTCGTGTTATTCGGGCCCCTGATCGGTGCCTTAGCTGCAGTACTTCTTTACAGCGCGATCCCCTGGGCATAA
- the glpK gene encoding glycerol kinase GlpK yields the protein MAKYVMALDAGTTSNRCILFNEKGEICSVAQKEFTQYFPKPGWVEHDANEIWSTQLGVAVEAMSKIGASAEDISAIGITNQRETTIVWDKATGDPVYHAIVWQCRRTSEYCDSLKAKGLVDTFRSKTGLVIDAYFSGTKLKWILDNVEGARERAERGELLFGTVETWLIWKLTKGRVHVTDYSNASRTMMFNINTLEWDDDILTELNIPKSLLPQAKPSSCIYGESDSQFFGGPIPVSGAAGDQQAALFGQTCFTAGEAKNTYGTGCFLLMNTGEKPVFSSNGLVTTIAWGLDGKVNYALEGSIFVAGAAVQWLRDELKFIDSAQDSEYMARKVKDTNGCYVVPAFTGLGAPHWDQYARGTVVGITRGVNKCHIIRATLDSLAYQVNDVLQAMRSDSGIELASLKVDGGASANNYLMQTQADIINAPVNRPQCVETTAMGAAYLAGLAVGYWENKEDVIKNWAIDRTFEPVICGEERTKRINGWNRAVKYSFDWAKED from the coding sequence ATGGCAAAGTATGTAATGGCATTGGATGCGGGCACAACAAGTAATCGGTGTATTCTGTTCAATGAAAAAGGGGAAATATGCAGCGTTGCTCAAAAGGAATTTACTCAGTATTTTCCAAAACCCGGCTGGGTAGAGCACGATGCAAATGAGATTTGGTCCACGCAATTGGGGGTTGCAGTGGAGGCTATGTCCAAAATAGGTGCTTCAGCAGAAGACATTTCTGCAATCGGAATCACCAACCAGAGAGAAACTACTATCGTATGGGATAAGGCAACCGGCGATCCCGTTTATCACGCAATCGTATGGCAATGCCGCAGAACTTCTGAATATTGCGATTCCTTAAAGGCAAAAGGATTGGTAGACACCTTCCGCTCCAAAACCGGACTGGTCATTGACGCTTATTTTTCCGGAACTAAATTAAAATGGATTCTGGATAACGTAGAAGGCGCAAGAGAAAGGGCCGAAAGAGGAGAACTCTTATTCGGAACCGTAGAAACATGGCTGATTTGGAAACTGACGAAGGGACGGGTTCACGTAACCGATTACTCCAACGCTTCCCGGACCATGATGTTTAATATCAATACCTTAGAATGGGACGATGACATTCTTACAGAACTTAACATTCCAAAGTCCCTGCTGCCCCAGGCAAAACCCTCAAGCTGCATATACGGAGAATCCGACTCTCAGTTCTTTGGTGGTCCTATTCCGGTCAGCGGTGCGGCAGGGGATCAGCAGGCAGCACTTTTCGGGCAGACCTGCTTTACCGCAGGAGAGGCTAAAAATACATATGGAACCGGGTGCTTCTTACTGATGAACACCGGAGAAAAGCCTGTATTCTCCAGCAACGGCCTGGTAACTACCATTGCCTGGGGACTGGATGGAAAAGTGAATTATGCCCTGGAGGGCTCCATCTTCGTAGCAGGAGCCGCCGTCCAGTGGCTTCGGGACGAACTGAAATTCATTGATTCCGCTCAGGATTCCGAATATATGGCACGCAAGGTAAAAGATACCAACGGCTGTTACGTCGTTCCTGCATTTACAGGACTGGGGGCTCCCCACTGGGATCAGTATGCCAGAGGCACTGTGGTAGGAATTACACGGGGCGTGAACAAGTGCCACATTATCCGCGCCACCCTGGATTCCCTGGCCTATCAGGTCAATGACGTGCTGCAGGCAATGAGATCGGATTCTGGAATCGAGCTGGCCTCCTTAAAGGTTGACGGAGGTGCCAGTGCCAACAATTACCTCATGCAGACACAGGCAGATATCATAAATGCACCTGTAAACCGCCCTCAATGTGTGGAAACTACTGCAATGGGCGCCGCTTATCTGGCAGGCCTGGCAGTGGGATATTGGGAAAACAAGGAAGATGTTATAAAGAACTGGGCCATTGACAGGACCTTTGAACCTGTTATCTGCGGGGAAGAAAGAACCAAGAGGATCAATGGATGGAACAGAGCTGTGAAATATTCCTTTGATTGGGCAAAAGAAGATTAG
- a CDS encoding CoB--CoM heterodisulfide reductase iron-sulfur subunit B family protein: MVYSYYPGCTLKAKAKKLDRYARDCAQIFEIELEEIEDWQCCGGVYPGMADELATRLSPVRALREAGDKKQDLVTVCSACHHVIKRVNEDVKTSGEIRRKINAYLEPENGYEGETKVIHYLELLRDRIGFDRIREKVKQPLNGKKIAPYYGCLLLRPFEVMNFDDPENPSVMEEFLLAIGAKPVHYALKNECCGGYVTMEDEEFASKKSSSIMEAAMDQGAEGMITACPLCKYNLENGGMKDGIPVYYFTELFAEALGVKEQEEET, encoded by the coding sequence ATGGTTTACAGCTATTATCCGGGCTGCACATTGAAGGCAAAGGCGAAGAAGCTGGACCGCTATGCCAGGGATTGTGCCCAAATATTTGAGATTGAGCTGGAAGAGATAGAAGACTGGCAATGCTGCGGAGGCGTCTACCCTGGGATGGCAGACGAACTGGCTACACGCCTTTCTCCTGTGCGCGCATTAAGAGAGGCCGGGGATAAAAAGCAGGATCTGGTGACTGTATGCTCTGCATGTCACCACGTGATAAAAAGAGTGAATGAGGATGTAAAGACCTCCGGAGAAATAAGGAGGAAGATCAACGCTTATCTGGAACCTGAGAATGGTTATGAAGGTGAGACAAAGGTGATCCACTACTTAGAACTGCTTCGCGACCGGATAGGCTTTGACCGGATCAGGGAAAAAGTAAAACAACCTCTTAATGGAAAGAAGATAGCTCCCTATTATGGCTGCCTGCTTTTAAGGCCTTTTGAAGTAATGAATTTTGACGATCCGGAAAATCCTTCGGTTATGGAAGAGTTTCTCCTTGCAATCGGTGCAAAACCGGTTCACTACGCTTTAAAAAACGAGTGCTGCGGCGGATATGTGACCATGGAAGATGAGGAATTTGCTTCTAAAAAAAGTTCCTCTATTATGGAAGCTGCTATGGACCAGGGAGCGGAAGGCATGATTACGGCATGTCCCCTATGTAAATACAATCTGGAAAACGGCGGTATGAAGGATGGCATTCCGGTCTACTATTTTACAGAACTTTTTGCTGAAGCTTTGGGAGTGAAAGAACAGGAGGAAGAAACGTGA
- a CDS encoding 4Fe-4S dicluster domain-containing protein encodes MREEILRISGVNPLKCMKCGKCTASCPAFEKMEYHPHQFVEMVQNNHITPLLESESQYYCMSCLVCEERCPRGVKPQKLIEAVQVLKLRASEGNRLKPQDIAERLDPSLPQQALMAAFRKYSR; translated from the coding sequence GTGAGGGAAGAAATTTTAAGGATCAGCGGTGTGAACCCCTTAAAATGCATGAAATGCGGAAAATGTACAGCTTCCTGCCCTGCATTTGAAAAGATGGAATATCACCCTCATCAATTTGTAGAAATGGTTCAAAACAATCATATCACCCCTCTTTTGGAATCGGAATCCCAGTATTACTGTATGTCCTGTCTGGTCTGTGAGGAGCGGTGCCCCAGAGGGGTAAAGCCTCAGAAACTCATAGAAGCCGTCCAGGTTTTAAAGTTAAGGGCGTCGGAGGGGAACCGGCTGAAACCCCAGGATATAGCGGAGCGGCTGGATCCTTCGCTTCCCCAGCAGGCCCTAATGGCAGCATTCAGAAAGTACAGCAGGTGA
- a CDS encoding CoB--CoM heterodisulfide reductase iron-sulfur subunit A family protein: MQKIGVFVCWCGSNIAATVDVSEVVGAVKKEPGVVFASDYSYMCSEAGQLMIQNAIKEKGLTGIVVCSCSPRMHEATFRKAAQTAGLNPYMVEIANIREQCSWIHKDKEEGTKKAILLAKAAIAKVRFNEPLTAGETPVTKRALVIGGGIAGIQTALDIADAGFEVDIVEKSPTIGGKMAQLDKTFPTLDCAACILTPKMVDAAAHEKIRLFTYSEVEKVKGFVGNFTVDIRKKARSILEEKCTGCGACTKECPSKKTGNEFNERLDNRPAIYIPFAQAIPNIPSIDREACIHFKTGKCGLCQKACGVGAIDFDQQDEMITRKYGAIVAATGFQPISVERFDEFQYSKSPDVITSLELERLMNAAGPTKGELVKPSSRKHPNDMVFVQCVGSRGESCREKSYCSKICCMYTAKHAMMIRDKYPDINVHVFYIDVRTPGKNFDEFYRRAVEDYGVDYRKGMVGKVMEQKDGKLLVQASDLLTGEQLLLHTDMVVLATAIEPDKSARALATMLTASMDTNDFFTEAHPKLRPVESPTAGVFLSGTCQGPKDIPETVAQAGAAAAKVIGLLSRKKLLNNPQVAMAEERLCSGCSGCSKVCPYGAIDYEVREIWDHGVRQTRRIAMVNEAVCQGCGACTVTCPSGAMDLKGFTAKQIMAEVDAICR; encoded by the coding sequence TTGCAGAAAATAGGAGTTTTTGTCTGTTGGTGCGGAAGCAACATAGCGGCTACTGTGGATGTAAGTGAGGTCGTAGGAGCTGTGAAGAAAGAACCGGGAGTTGTTTTTGCATCTGATTATTCCTACATGTGTTCGGAAGCCGGCCAGCTTATGATCCAAAATGCCATAAAGGAAAAGGGGCTGACCGGAATCGTGGTATGCTCCTGCTCCCCGCGCATGCATGAAGCTACGTTCCGCAAAGCTGCACAGACTGCGGGACTGAATCCTTATATGGTAGAAATCGCCAATATCAGGGAGCAATGCTCCTGGATCCATAAAGATAAAGAAGAAGGAACGAAAAAAGCGATTCTATTGGCAAAGGCGGCAATTGCCAAGGTCCGTTTCAACGAACCATTGACAGCGGGAGAAACCCCGGTGACAAAACGGGCTCTGGTGATCGGGGGAGGAATTGCGGGAATCCAGACGGCCCTTGATATTGCGGATGCAGGATTTGAAGTTGACATTGTAGAGAAATCACCTACCATAGGCGGAAAAATGGCTCAGCTTGATAAGACGTTTCCCACTTTGGACTGTGCGGCCTGTATCCTCACTCCTAAGATGGTGGACGCAGCAGCCCACGAGAAGATCCGTTTGTTTACCTATAGTGAAGTGGAGAAGGTAAAAGGATTTGTGGGGAATTTCACCGTTGATATCCGGAAAAAAGCCAGAAGCATACTGGAAGAGAAGTGTACGGGCTGCGGAGCGTGTACGAAAGAATGCCCTTCTAAGAAAACGGGAAACGAATTTAATGAAAGGCTGGATAACCGGCCGGCCATTTATATCCCCTTTGCCCAGGCAATCCCCAACATACCGTCCATTGACAGGGAAGCCTGCATTCATTTTAAGACCGGTAAATGCGGCTTATGCCAAAAGGCCTGCGGCGTGGGAGCCATTGACTTTGACCAGCAGGATGAGATGATCACCAGGAAATACGGAGCCATTGTGGCTGCCACAGGGTTTCAGCCCATATCCGTGGAACGGTTTGACGAATTCCAGTATTCCAAAAGTCCCGACGTCATCACTTCCTTAGAACTGGAACGGCTGATGAACGCCGCCGGCCCCACAAAGGGAGAACTGGTAAAGCCTTCAAGCCGCAAGCACCCAAACGATATGGTATTTGTCCAGTGCGTCGGCTCCCGGGGGGAATCCTGCAGGGAAAAGAGCTACTGTTCCAAGATTTGCTGCATGTACACGGCCAAACACGCCATGATGATCCGTGACAAATATCCGGACATCAATGTTCATGTATTTTACATTGATGTTCGCACACCGGGAAAGAATTTCGACGAATTTTACCGAAGGGCAGTGGAAGATTACGGCGTTGATTACCGGAAGGGAATGGTGGGAAAGGTCATGGAGCAAAAGGACGGTAAGCTGTTAGTACAGGCATCCGACTTGCTGACTGGAGAACAGCTTCTATTACATACGGATATGGTGGTATTGGCAACGGCCATAGAGCCGGACAAATCAGCCAGGGCTCTGGCTACGATGCTCACGGCCAGTATGGACACCAATGACTTTTTTACGGAGGCCCATCCCAAACTGAGGCCCGTGGAAAGTCCCACTGCCGGAGTATTTTTATCAGGAACCTGCCAGGGTCCCAAGGACATTCCGGAGACAGTGGCCCAGGCAGGAGCAGCCGCAGCCAAGGTCATCGGTCTTTTAAGCAGAAAGAAGCTTCTTAATAACCCTCAAGTGGCAATGGCAGAGGAACGTTTGTGCAGCGGGTGTTCGGGCTGTTCCAAAGTCTGTCCTTACGGAGCGATTGACTACGAAGTGAGAGAGATCTGGGATCATGGGGTCAGGCAAACGCGGAGGATAGCTATGGTAAACGAAGCGGTGTGCCAGGGCTGCGGAGCCTGTACGGTGACCTGCCCATCCGGAGCCATGGACTTAAAGGGATTTACTGCAAAACAGATTATGGCGGAGGTAGATGCGATATGCAGATAG
- a CDS encoding hydrogenase iron-sulfur subunit has product MQIEDNSNKEFRPLILAFCCNWCSYAGADLAGSSRSSYPAEVKIIRVPCSCRVNPLFLLRAFEKGADGVILAGCHPGDCHYSTGNYYTRRRMALLFDMLDYLGIERERTRVEWISAAEGAKFSATMNAFTQTIKELGPNRKLRDLRCMP; this is encoded by the coding sequence ATGCAGATAGAAGATAACAGCAACAAGGAGTTCCGGCCTCTCATCCTGGCATTTTGCTGCAACTGGTGCAGCTATGCAGGGGCCGATCTGGCGGGTTCCAGCCGCTCTTCCTATCCGGCAGAAGTAAAGATTATCCGGGTCCCCTGTTCCTGCAGGGTGAATCCCTTATTCTTGTTAAGGGCCTTTGAAAAGGGGGCAGATGGTGTGATCTTAGCCGGCTGCCATCCGGGTGACTGCCATTATTCCACAGGCAATTACTATACCAGAAGAAGGATGGCCCTTTTGTTTGACATGTTGGACTACCTGGGAATCGAAAGGGAAAGAACCAGGGTGGAATGGATTTCCGCAGCAGAGGGTGCCAAGTTCTCTGCGACCATGAATGCCTTCACCCAGACGATAAAAGAACTGGGTCCAAACAGAAAGCTGAGGGATTTACGATGCATGCCATAG
- a CDS encoding 4Fe-4S dicluster domain-containing protein: protein MHAIEKTIKETCKKLWDNGEVNRILAWEKGLFDYDAAPALFRSRERISRLVYNEHCGVNLSKFLIKEMEKEGKVLVLLKPCDTYGFNQLLSENRVNKEKVYILGVPCGGMRDEKGLLFKCLSCKGNDFKAFDQIIESDLTVPAPVPSSEEEKLNQMTAEERFAFWRGQLSKCIRCNACRNVCPACSCIKCVFDNRDSGIEAKANSDAFEENLFHIIRAFHVAGRCTDCGECSRVCPQNIPLHLLNRKMIQEINERYGTYQAGENPEAKSPLTEFKESDPEISAVYGKGGVS from the coding sequence ATGCATGCCATAGAAAAGACCATAAAAGAAACGTGTAAAAAGCTCTGGGATAATGGAGAGGTAAACCGGATTCTGGCATGGGAAAAAGGACTCTTTGACTATGACGCGGCTCCCGCCCTGTTCCGGAGCCGGGAACGTATTTCCCGTCTTGTTTACAATGAGCACTGCGGTGTAAATTTAAGCAAATTCCTGATAAAAGAAATGGAAAAAGAAGGAAAGGTACTGGTCCTTTTAAAGCCCTGCGATACATATGGATTTAACCAGCTTTTATCGGAGAATCGGGTAAATAAGGAAAAGGTTTACATTCTGGGCGTTCCCTGCGGTGGAATGAGGGATGAAAAGGGTCTTCTCTTTAAATGCCTCTCCTGTAAGGGCAATGATTTCAAAGCCTTCGACCAGATCATAGAATCGGATCTGACCGTTCCGGCTCCGGTTCCCTCCAGTGAAGAAGAGAAATTAAACCAGATGACTGCAGAAGAACGTTTTGCATTTTGGCGTGGACAGCTTTCCAAATGCATCCGCTGCAATGCCTGCCGCAACGTATGTCCTGCCTGCAGCTGCATCAAATGCGTGTTTGACAACCGGGATTCCGGAATAGAGGCAAAGGCAAATTCCGATGCTTTTGAAGAAAATCTGTTTCATATCATAAGAGCCTTTCACGTGGCGGGAAGGTGCACGGACTGCGGGGAATGCAGCCGGGTCTGTCCCCAGAACATTCCTCTCCATCTGCTTAACCGGAAAATGATCCAGGAAATTAATGAACGGTACGGAACCTATCAGGCAGGAGAAAATCCTGAAGCTAAGTCTCCGTTAACGGAGTTTAAGGAGTCTGATCCGGAAATTTCGGCCGTATACGGGAAAGGCGGTGTGTCTTAA
- a CDS encoding 4Fe-4S dicluster domain-containing protein translates to MLKMPLKHLDELLLELSKEHQVFAPMEKAGSVSFFPWNEGDTVCLDTLLTDHAPKSFFFPQSETLYRSRREEGSLSIVPEEAEEISSVYFGVRACDRRSFEILDRVFLSSPCDSCYESKRRNGYVVALACENPEDTCFCQTFGIDPAWPGGDVSVWIADGEIYWKSLTEKGEALTELVEGLFEEGDRKKAEEQKAKIRKKLEALPLKNLSLGRFEHPDSSMDLFESEQWETLSDTCLGCGICTFVCPTCQCYDICDYDAGHEIRKFRCWDSCMYPGFTEMSHGNNRNSQMQRFRQRFMHKLVYFPENNGGVYSCVGCGRCLRKCPSSLNIVRVIKALGETDAEGGNDE, encoded by the coding sequence ATGTTAAAAATGCCATTGAAACATCTTGACGAGCTTTTACTGGAACTTTCAAAGGAGCACCAGGTATTTGCTCCCATGGAAAAGGCGGGAAGTGTCTCGTTCTTTCCATGGAATGAGGGAGATACCGTATGTCTTGATACTCTTTTGACAGATCATGCACCCAAGTCCTTTTTCTTTCCCCAGTCAGAAACTTTATACCGCTCCCGGAGAGAAGAGGGTAGTCTTTCCATCGTTCCCGAAGAGGCGGAGGAAATAAGCTCTGTTTATTTTGGTGTAAGAGCCTGCGACCGGAGAAGCTTTGAGATCCTGGACCGGGTATTCCTAAGCTCGCCCTGCGATTCCTGCTATGAGTCCAAAAGAAGGAATGGATATGTGGTGGCTCTGGCCTGTGAGAATCCGGAAGACACCTGCTTTTGCCAAACCTTTGGCATCGATCCTGCCTGGCCGGGAGGGGATGTGTCCGTCTGGATCGCAGACGGAGAAATTTACTGGAAAAGCCTGACCGAAAAGGGAGAAGCATTAACGGAATTAGTCGAAGGTTTGTTTGAGGAGGGGGACCGTAAAAAAGCAGAAGAGCAGAAAGCAAAGATCCGGAAAAAGCTAGAAGCTCTGCCCCTTAAGAATTTGAGTCTGGGACGGTTTGAACATCCGGATTCCTCTATGGATTTGTTTGAGTCGGAACAATGGGAAACCTTATCCGACACCTGCCTAGGCTGCGGGATCTGCACGTTTGTATGCCCTACCTGCCAGTGCTATGATATATGCGACTACGACGCAGGCCATGAAATCAGGAAGTTCCGCTGCTGGGATTCCTGCATGTATCCGGGTTTTACGGAGATGTCCCATGGGAATAACAGAAACAGCCAAATGCAGCGGTTCCGTCAGAGATTCATGCATAAGCTGGTATATTTTCCGGAAAACAACGGCGGAGTATATTCCTGTGTGGGCTGTGGAAGGTGTCTGCGCAAATGCCCGTCTTCCTTAAATATTGTCAGAGTGATAAAAGCTCTTGGAGAGACAGACGCCGAAGGAGGAAACGATGAGTAA